In Rhizobium sp. WSM4643, the following are encoded in one genomic region:
- the murI gene encoding glutamate racemase, protein MTAPTHELKPVLVFDSGIGGLTVLREARVLMPERGFIYVADDAGFPYGGWEEQALKERIIGLFGRLLEEHDPEVCIIACNTAFTLVGADLRAAFPQMTFVGTVPAIKPAAERTRSGLVSVLATPGTVKRAYTRDLIQSFAQQCHVRLVGSENLARMAEAYIRGDAVSDEAVLAEIDQCFVEKDSRKTDIVVLACTHYPFMANLFRRLAPWPVDWLDPAEAIARRARTLVPLVADAVHPDNVDFAVFTSGNPDFATRRLMQGFGLRA, encoded by the coding sequence ATGACAGCGCCGACGCATGAGTTGAAACCCGTCCTCGTCTTCGATTCCGGCATCGGCGGGCTGACCGTCTTGCGCGAGGCGCGTGTGTTGATGCCGGAACGCGGCTTCATCTATGTCGCCGACGATGCCGGCTTTCCCTATGGCGGATGGGAGGAACAGGCGCTGAAGGAACGGATCATCGGACTTTTCGGCCGGCTACTCGAAGAACACGATCCCGAAGTCTGCATCATCGCCTGCAACACCGCCTTCACGCTGGTCGGCGCCGATCTCCGCGCCGCCTTTCCCCAGATGACCTTCGTCGGCACTGTGCCGGCGATCAAGCCGGCGGCGGAGCGTACGCGCTCCGGCCTCGTCTCGGTGCTTGCCACGCCGGGCACGGTGAAGCGCGCCTATACGCGCGATCTCATCCAGTCCTTCGCCCAGCAATGCCATGTGCGGCTCGTCGGCTCGGAGAACCTTGCGCGCATGGCGGAGGCCTATATTCGCGGTGATGCCGTCTCCGACGAGGCCGTGCTTGCCGAAATCGACCAATGCTTCGTCGAGAAGGACAGCCGGAAGACCGATATCGTCGTACTCGCTTGTACCCACTATCCTTTCATGGCCAATCTTTTCCGCCGGCTTGCGCCCTGGCCGGTCGACTGGCTGGACCCCGCCGAAGCGATCGCGCGGCGCGCCCGTACACTGGTGCCGCTGGTCGCGGACGCTGTGCATCCCGACAATGTCGATTTCGCGGTGTTCACCTCGGGCAATCCCGATTTCGCCACACGGCGGCTGATGCAGGGCTTCGGCTTGAGGGCGTAG
- a CDS encoding RNA methyltransferase yields the protein MAGTNSERQLLAEGPAIILVEPQMGENIGMVARAMANFGLAELRLVNPRDGWPNEKALATASKADHVIEATKVYDTLEQAVADLNFVYATTARERDGYKPVRSPVIAAETLRARFRAGEGTGILFGRERWGLTNEEVALADEIVTFPVNPAFASLNIAQAVLLMSYEWMKSGMEDLGAVPFQAMGQTPSTKDQLFGLFDQLEEALDARGYFHPAGKKPKMVDNLRAVLSRRAFTEQEISVLRGVISSLDRFSRKSPRGGRFPTAAKEIPPDDSADA from the coding sequence ATGGCAGGCACGAATAGCGAGCGTCAACTTCTGGCCGAAGGGCCGGCCATCATTCTGGTCGAGCCGCAGATGGGCGAGAATATCGGCATGGTGGCGCGTGCCATGGCGAATTTCGGCCTTGCTGAACTGCGCCTCGTCAATCCGCGCGACGGCTGGCCGAACGAGAAAGCCTTGGCGACCGCCTCCAAGGCCGATCACGTCATCGAGGCTACCAAGGTCTACGATACGCTGGAGCAGGCGGTCGCCGACCTCAATTTCGTCTATGCGACGACGGCGCGCGAGCGCGACGGTTACAAACCGGTGCGTTCGCCTGTCATCGCCGCCGAAACGCTCCGGGCGAGATTTCGCGCCGGTGAGGGCACCGGCATCCTCTTCGGGCGTGAGCGCTGGGGGCTGACCAACGAGGAGGTGGCGCTTGCCGACGAGATCGTCACCTTTCCCGTCAATCCGGCCTTTGCCTCGCTGAACATCGCCCAGGCGGTGCTGCTGATGTCCTATGAATGGATGAAGTCCGGCATGGAGGATCTCGGCGCCGTGCCCTTCCAGGCGATGGGGCAGACGCCCTCGACCAAGGACCAGCTGTTCGGCCTGTTCGACCAGCTGGAAGAGGCGCTCGATGCGCGCGGTTATTTCCACCCTGCCGGGAAAAAGCCGAAAATGGTCGACAATCTCCGTGCCGTTCTATCCCGCCGGGCCTTCACGGAGCAGGAAATCAGCGTGCTGCGCGGCGTCATCTCCTCCCTCGACCGCTTCTCGCGCAAGAGCCCGCGCGGCGGCCGGTTCCCGACAGCGGCCAAGGAAATACCGCCCGATGACAGCGCCGACGCATGA
- a CDS encoding FUSC family protein gives MHLFSGFQFRDWLLANDPALSRLRMASRVTLTIVFSFLILLAIQMFLLPLPTAAFGLGIVLSIEGGVAVRDKGNTRQLVTRLFGCVASVGVVAIAAGLEDRRFLSDLVFLVVIALASAGRVFGPRGFAIGMFAFTSYFMGSYFRPSLAELPDVAIGPVVSVLVGHLVRAVLLPDDWQRDLLRSLESVRGRINQILFKLATLAGSAEIGEVDRQELRQLEDRLKEVVLMAETFIPRPAAGVFDGAADPAAELAIRLFDAHLAAESAIVLSFQSPPPFALVHAVIETDTAELERYESMTEAAVDRPQGETVRALLWLGEARRQLTQAIGKGQASGFSGIDAVKDMAQPQPIDFSFANPLLRSALQITLASAIAMSFGLLLSRERWFWAVLSSFLVFTNTNSRGDTAMKALSRSLGTVFGIAIGLVLATLISGQLAIAIPVAAVCIFLAFYFLQVSYATMTFFISIVLCLVYGMTGVLTLDLLQLRIGETMIGAVAGTAVAFLVFPARTRGALDAALARWFQALEDLLNAIGEGKSGFELIALSQKIDASYRDVTVAAKPLGSSWSVVTRPGQIRQTLAIFLSCTYWSRILAKSSTAPAEADALMRLIAADLALMKDAAAQGSTAFFIERKASRTTGRHLPLSREGTRLGLEMIGSALERLYPQADVLPFAPGEVIARSKQG, from the coding sequence TTGCATTTGTTTTCCGGTTTTCAGTTCCGCGACTGGTTGCTTGCCAACGATCCGGCGCTCTCGCGTCTGCGTATGGCCTCGCGGGTGACGCTGACGATCGTTTTCTCCTTTTTGATTCTCCTTGCCATCCAGATGTTCCTCCTGCCGCTGCCGACGGCAGCTTTCGGCCTTGGCATCGTCCTGTCGATCGAGGGCGGGGTGGCGGTTCGCGACAAGGGCAATACGCGCCAACTGGTGACGCGGCTCTTCGGTTGCGTCGCAAGCGTTGGCGTCGTCGCCATCGCGGCGGGCCTCGAGGATCGGCGTTTTCTCTCCGATCTCGTTTTCCTAGTGGTGATCGCGCTCGCCTCGGCCGGCCGCGTGTTCGGGCCGCGCGGTTTTGCGATCGGCATGTTCGCCTTCACCTCCTATTTCATGGGGTCCTATTTCCGGCCTTCTCTTGCCGAGCTGCCTGATGTGGCGATCGGCCCGGTCGTCTCAGTGCTCGTCGGCCATCTGGTGAGGGCGGTGCTGCTACCCGACGACTGGCAGCGCGATCTGTTGCGCTCGCTCGAGAGTGTCAGGGGCCGTATCAACCAGATCCTCTTCAAGCTCGCCACCCTTGCCGGCAGCGCCGAAATCGGAGAAGTCGATCGGCAGGAGCTGCGCCAGCTGGAAGACCGGCTGAAGGAAGTGGTGCTGATGGCCGAAACCTTCATCCCCCGCCCAGCGGCCGGCGTCTTCGACGGTGCCGCCGATCCAGCCGCCGAGTTGGCGATCCGGCTCTTCGATGCGCATCTTGCCGCCGAGAGTGCGATTGTGTTGAGCTTCCAGAGTCCGCCGCCCTTCGCGCTCGTCCATGCGGTCATCGAGACGGATACGGCGGAACTCGAAAGATACGAGAGCATGACCGAAGCCGCTGTGGATCGGCCGCAGGGCGAAACCGTGCGTGCGCTTCTCTGGCTCGGCGAGGCGCGGCGGCAATTGACGCAGGCGATCGGCAAGGGACAGGCCTCCGGCTTCTCCGGCATCGATGCCGTCAAGGATATGGCGCAGCCCCAACCGATCGACTTTTCGTTCGCCAATCCGCTTCTGCGCTCGGCGTTGCAGATCACGCTGGCATCGGCGATCGCCATGAGCTTCGGCCTGCTCTTGTCGCGCGAGCGCTGGTTCTGGGCGGTGCTTTCCTCCTTCCTCGTTTTCACCAACACCAATTCGCGCGGCGACACGGCGATGAAGGCGCTGTCGCGCTCGCTCGGCACGGTGTTCGGCATCGCGATCGGCCTTGTGCTGGCGACGCTGATTTCGGGGCAGCTGGCGATCGCCATTCCGGTTGCGGCCGTCTGCATCTTCCTCGCCTTCTATTTCCTGCAGGTTTCCTACGCGACGATGACCTTCTTCATCTCGATCGTGCTTTGCCTGGTCTATGGCATGACCGGCGTGTTGACGCTCGACCTGCTGCAGCTGCGCATCGGGGAGACCATGATCGGGGCGGTGGCCGGAACGGCAGTCGCCTTCCTGGTCTTTCCGGCCCGTACGCGGGGTGCGCTCGATGCGGCACTTGCCCGCTGGTTCCAGGCGCTGGAGGACCTGCTGAACGCGATCGGTGAGGGCAAGAGCGGCTTCGAGTTGATCGCCCTGTCACAGAAGATCGATGCCTCCTACCGAGACGTGACGGTGGCCGCCAAGCCGCTCGGCTCGTCCTGGTCGGTGGTGACGCGGCCGGGCCAGATCCGCCAGACGCTGGCGATCTTCCTCTCCTGCACTTATTGGTCGCGCATCCTGGCGAAGAGTTCCACAGCGCCGGCCGAGGCCGACGCGCTGATGAGGCTGATCGCGGCGGATCTGGCGCTGATGAAAGATGCGGCCGCGCAAGGCTCGACCGCTTTCTTCATCGAGCGCAAGGCATCGCGGACGACAGGACGGCATCTGCCGCTGTCGCGCGAGGGCACCAGACTGGGGCTCGAAATGATCGGTTCGGCGCTGGAAAGGCTCTATCCGCAGGCTGATGTCTTGCCGTTTGCCCCGGGCGAGGTTATTGCGCGCTCGAAACAGGGATAA
- a CDS encoding NADP-dependent isocitrate dehydrogenase: protein MNKIKVANPVADLDGDEMTRIIWQLIKDKLIHPYLDLDIDYFDLSVENRDATNDQVTVDAANAIKKYGVGIKCATITPDEARVKEFNLKEMWKSPNGTIRNILGGVIFREPIICKNVPRLVPGWTKPIVVGRHAFGDQYRATDFKFPGKGKLTIKFVGEDGTVIEKEVFNAPGAGVAMAMYNLDESIREFARASMMYGLMRKWPVYLSTKNTILKAYDGRFKDIFEEVYESEFKDQFKEAGITYEHRLIDDMVASALKWSGGYVWACKNYDGDVQSDTVAQGFGSLGLMTSVLLTPDGKTVEAEAAHGTVTRHYRQHQKGQETSTNSIASIFAWTRGLAHRAKLDDNAELARFAATLEKVCVDTVESGFMTKDLALLIGPDQPWLSTTAFLDKIDQNLQKAMA from the coding sequence ATGAACAAGATCAAGGTCGCCAATCCCGTCGCCGATCTCGATGGCGATGAAATGACGCGCATCATCTGGCAGCTCATCAAGGATAAGCTGATCCATCCGTACCTTGACCTCGACATCGACTATTTCGACCTCTCGGTCGAAAACCGCGACGCCACCAACGACCAGGTCACCGTCGACGCCGCCAACGCCATCAAGAAGTACGGCGTCGGCATCAAGTGCGCGACGATCACGCCGGACGAAGCCCGCGTCAAGGAATTCAACCTCAAGGAAATGTGGAAGAGCCCGAACGGCACGATCCGCAACATCCTCGGCGGCGTCATCTTCCGCGAGCCGATCATCTGCAAGAACGTGCCGCGCCTGGTTCCCGGCTGGACCAAGCCGATCGTCGTCGGCCGCCACGCCTTCGGCGACCAGTACCGCGCCACCGATTTCAAGTTCCCCGGCAAGGGCAAGCTGACGATCAAGTTCGTCGGCGAGGACGGCACGGTCATCGAGAAGGAAGTCTTCAACGCGCCGGGCGCCGGCGTTGCCATGGCCATGTACAACCTCGACGAATCGATCCGCGAATTCGCCCGTGCTTCGATGATGTACGGCCTGATGCGCAAGTGGCCGGTCTATCTGTCGACCAAGAACACCATCCTCAAGGCCTATGACGGCCGCTTCAAGGACATCTTCGAGGAAGTCTACGAGAGCGAATTCAAGGATCAGTTCAAGGAAGCCGGCATCACTTACGAACACCGCCTGATCGACGACATGGTCGCCTCGGCGCTCAAGTGGTCGGGCGGTTACGTCTGGGCCTGCAAGAACTATGACGGCGACGTCCAGTCCGACACCGTCGCTCAGGGCTTTGGCTCCCTCGGCCTAATGACCTCGGTTCTGCTGACGCCCGACGGCAAGACGGTCGAAGCCGAAGCCGCTCACGGCACGGTTACCCGCCACTACCGCCAGCACCAGAAGGGCCAGGAAACCTCGACGAACTCGATCGCCTCGATCTTCGCCTGGACCCGTGGCCTGGCGCATCGCGCCAAGCTCGACGACAATGCCGAGCTTGCCCGCTTCGCCGCGACGCTCGAAAAGGTTTGCGTCGACACCGTCGAATCCGGTTTCATGACCAAGGACCTGGCGCTGCTGATCGGCCCCGACCAGCCGTGGCTCTCGACCACTGCCTTCCTCGACAAGATCGACCAGAACCTGCAGAAGGCCATGGCGTAA
- a CDS encoding GNAT family N-acetyltransferase, with the protein MTAILRPLESSDRAAWEPLWEAYQRFYEVVIPPQTTDLTWARFHDPDEPMHALGAFDEDGHLVGIVHAIFHRSCWLPQWTCYLQDLYVDNSYRGLGTGAALIEAVADLARANGAGRLYWMTHETNATARRLYDRIAERSGFIQYRKTL; encoded by the coding sequence ATGACGGCCATCCTGCGACCGCTCGAATCCTCTGACCGCGCCGCTTGGGAACCCTTGTGGGAGGCCTATCAGCGCTTCTACGAAGTGGTCATCCCGCCCCAAACCACCGATCTCACCTGGGCTCGCTTCCACGATCCTGACGAACCGATGCATGCGCTGGGCGCCTTCGACGAAGACGGCCATCTTGTCGGCATCGTCCATGCCATCTTTCATCGCTCCTGCTGGCTGCCACAATGGACCTGCTATCTGCAGGATCTCTATGTCGACAACAGCTACCGCGGGCTCGGCACCGGTGCCGCATTGATCGAGGCCGTCGCCGATCTTGCCCGCGCAAACGGCGCAGGCCGGCTCTATTGGATGACGCACGAAACGAATGCAACGGCCCGCCGGCTCTACGACAGGATCGCCGAGCGCTCGGGTTTCATCCAGTACCGCAAGACGCTTTAA
- a CDS encoding AraC family transcriptional regulator: MNGETAWALYENRLRRVSAYIHDHLDEELDMERLAEIACMSSYHWHRIYRAIYGETLAATVKRLRLHHAAGEIVRTELAVSEIAKRSGYSNLQSFNRIFKSVYGMPPARYRKEGSHTAFEPSPNGKTKVMLDVTIREIGPIEMIGVPHTGSYMHIDKAFETLFGTLYARGLAKPEMRMIGIYLDDPDIVPEEKLRSIACVTGAAEVPAAAPFERRTIDGGDYAVLRHKGPYANMPKSYQWLFAEWLPKSGRQLKDRVMFEEYLNNPREVPPTELLTDIHMPLV; this comes from the coding sequence ATGAATGGCGAAACGGCATGGGCACTTTATGAAAACCGTCTGAGACGGGTTTCGGCCTATATTCACGACCACCTCGACGAGGAGCTGGATATGGAGCGGCTTGCCGAGATCGCCTGCATGTCGAGCTATCACTGGCACAGGATCTACCGGGCGATCTACGGTGAGACGCTGGCGGCCACCGTCAAGCGGCTCAGGCTGCATCACGCGGCGGGCGAGATCGTCCGCACGGAGCTTGCCGTCAGCGAAATTGCGAAGCGATCAGGCTATTCCAATCTCCAATCCTTCAATCGTATCTTCAAGTCGGTCTACGGCATGCCGCCGGCGCGCTATCGGAAAGAGGGAAGCCACACAGCCTTTGAACCCTCACCCAACGGAAAGACCAAAGTCATGTTAGACGTTACCATACGCGAGATCGGACCGATCGAGATGATCGGTGTGCCTCATACCGGTTCCTACATGCATATCGACAAAGCCTTCGAGACGCTGTTCGGCACGCTTTACGCTCGCGGCCTCGCCAAGCCCGAGATGCGGATGATCGGCATCTATCTCGACGATCCCGATATCGTACCGGAGGAAAAGCTGCGCTCGATCGCCTGCGTCACCGGCGCTGCCGAAGTGCCGGCGGCGGCGCCGTTCGAGCGGCGCACGATCGACGGCGGCGATTATGCGGTGCTGCGCCACAAGGGTCCCTATGCCAATATGCCCAAGTCTTATCAGTGGCTCTTTGCAGAATGGCTGCCGAAATCCGGTCGGCAGTTGAAGGACAGGGTCATGTTCGAGGAGTATCTCAACAATCCGCGCGAGGTGCCGCCGACCGAGCTTCTGACGGACATTCACATGCCGCTTGTCTGA
- the alaS gene encoding alanine--tRNA ligase, giving the protein MSGVNDIRSTFLDYFKKNGHEIVPSSPLVPRNDPTLMFTNAGMVQFKNVFTGLEKRPYSTATSSQKCVRAGGKHNDLDNVGYTARHLTFFEMLGNFSFGDYFKENAIELAWKLVTEGFDLPKNRLLVTVYSEDEEAATLWKKIAGFSDDKIIRIPTSDNFWQMGDTGPCGPCSEIFIDQGENVWGGPPGSPEEDGDRFLEFWNLVFMQFEQTEPGVRNPLPRPSIDTGMGLERMAAVLQGVQSVFDTDLFRTLIGTIEDTMGVKAEGSASHRVIADHLRSSAFLIADGVLPSNEGRGYVLRRIMRRAMRHAQLLGAKEPLVYKLLPTLVQQMGRAYPELVRAEALISETLKLEENRFRKTLERGLSLLSDATTDLSKGDMLDGETAFKLYDTYGFPLDLTQDALRAREIGVDISGFTDAMQRQKAEARSHWAGSGEKATETVWFELREKHGATEFLGYDTETAEGVVQAIVKHGAVAAEAKAGDKVQIVVSQTPFYGESGGQMGDTGVISSDHGKIEISDTQKRGEGLFVHQGTVIDGVVKDGDAVVLTVDHARRSRLRANHSATHLLHEALREVLGTHVAQKGSLVAPERLRFDVSHPKPMSAEELKIVEDMANEIVLQNSPVTTRLMSVDDAIAEGAMALFGEKYGDEVRVVAMGEGVRGVKAGKPYSIELCGGTHVGATGQIGLIRVLGESAVGAGVRRIEAVTGELAREYLAEQDERVKALATSLKVQPGEVLSRVEALMDERRKLEKELADAKRKLAMGGGQGGSADAVREVAGVKFLGKAISGVDPKDLKGLADDGKTSIGSGVVTLIGVSDDGKASAVVAVTPDLVQRYSAVDLVRIASAALGGKGGGGRPDMAQAGGPDGSKADEAIEAVAVALAG; this is encoded by the coding sequence ATGAGCGGCGTGAACGATATCCGGTCGACCTTCCTCGACTATTTCAAGAAGAACGGCCACGAGATCGTTCCGTCGAGCCCGCTCGTGCCGCGCAACGACCCGACGCTTATGTTCACCAATGCCGGCATGGTGCAGTTCAAGAACGTCTTCACCGGCCTCGAAAAGCGTCCCTATTCAACGGCGACGTCTTCGCAGAAATGCGTGCGAGCCGGCGGCAAGCACAACGACCTAGACAATGTCGGCTATACTGCACGCCACCTGACCTTCTTCGAGATGCTCGGCAACTTCTCCTTCGGCGACTATTTCAAGGAGAATGCGATCGAGCTTGCCTGGAAGCTCGTCACCGAAGGCTTCGACCTTCCGAAGAACCGCCTGCTGGTGACCGTCTATTCCGAGGACGAAGAAGCTGCGACGCTGTGGAAGAAGATCGCCGGCTTTTCCGACGACAAGATCATCCGCATCCCGACCTCCGACAATTTCTGGCAGATGGGCGATACCGGCCCCTGCGGCCCGTGCTCGGAAATCTTCATCGACCAGGGTGAGAATGTTTGGGGCGGCCCTCCGGGCTCCCCGGAGGAAGATGGCGACCGGTTCCTGGAGTTCTGGAACCTCGTCTTCATGCAGTTCGAGCAGACCGAACCCGGCGTTCGCAACCCGCTGCCCCGCCCGTCGATCGATACGGGCATGGGGCTGGAGCGTATGGCCGCCGTTCTGCAGGGCGTTCAGAGCGTGTTCGACACCGATCTCTTCCGCACGTTGATCGGCACCATCGAGGACACGATGGGCGTCAAGGCGGAAGGCAGCGCCAGCCACCGCGTCATCGCCGACCACCTACGTTCCTCGGCCTTCCTGATCGCCGATGGCGTGCTTCCGTCGAATGAGGGCCGTGGTTATGTACTGCGCCGCATCATGCGCCGCGCCATGCGCCATGCACAGCTGCTCGGCGCCAAGGAACCGCTGGTCTACAAGCTGCTGCCGACGCTGGTGCAGCAGATGGGCCGCGCCTATCCGGAACTGGTGCGCGCCGAGGCGTTGATCTCGGAAACGCTGAAGCTGGAGGAAAACCGCTTCCGCAAGACGCTGGAACGCGGCCTGTCGCTTCTGTCGGACGCGACGACGGATCTTTCCAAGGGCGACATGCTGGATGGTGAGACCGCCTTCAAGCTCTACGATACCTACGGCTTCCCGCTCGATCTGACGCAGGATGCACTGCGTGCCCGTGAGATCGGCGTCGACATCTCCGGCTTCACCGATGCGATGCAGCGCCAGAAGGCCGAAGCCCGCTCGCACTGGGCCGGTTCCGGCGAGAAGGCGACGGAAACCGTCTGGTTCGAGCTTAGGGAAAAACACGGCGCAACCGAATTCCTGGGCTACGACACCGAAACGGCTGAAGGCGTCGTGCAGGCAATCGTCAAGCACGGCGCCGTCGCTGCCGAGGCCAAGGCCGGCGACAAGGTGCAGATCGTCGTCAGCCAGACGCCGTTCTACGGCGAATCCGGCGGCCAGATGGGCGATACCGGCGTGATCTCGTCCGACCACGGCAAGATCGAGATTTCAGATACGCAGAAGAGGGGCGAAGGCCTGTTCGTGCATCAGGGTACTGTCATCGACGGCGTGGTCAAGGATGGCGATGCCGTCGTGCTGACGGTCGATCATGCCCGCCGGTCGCGGCTGCGCGCCAACCACTCGGCAACGCATCTGCTGCATGAGGCACTGCGCGAAGTGCTCGGCACCCATGTGGCGCAGAAGGGGTCGCTGGTCGCGCCCGAGCGCCTGCGTTTCGACGTTTCGCATCCGAAGCCGATGTCGGCCGAGGAACTGAAGATCGTCGAGGACATGGCAAACGAGATCGTATTGCAGAATTCGCCGGTTACGACGCGGTTAATGAGCGTCGACGATGCGATCGCCGAAGGCGCGATGGCGCTGTTCGGCGAGAAATACGGCGACGAGGTCCGCGTCGTTGCGATGGGCGAGGGCGTGCGCGGCGTCAAGGCCGGCAAGCCCTATTCGATCGAACTCTGTGGCGGCACGCATGTCGGGGCCACCGGCCAGATCGGCCTGATCCGCGTTCTCGGCGAAAGCGCCGTCGGCGCCGGCGTCCGTCGCATCGAGGCCGTCACCGGCGAGTTGGCACGCGAATATCTGGCCGAACAGGACGAACGCGTGAAGGCGCTCGCCACGTCGCTGAAGGTGCAGCCCGGCGAAGTGCTGTCGCGCGTCGAGGCGCTGATGGACGAGCGCCGCAAGCTCGAAAAGGAACTGGCTGACGCCAAGCGCAAGCTCGCCATGGGCGGCGGGCAGGGCGGCTCGGCCGATGCCGTGCGCGAGGTTGCCGGCGTCAAGTTCCTCGGCAAGGCGATATCGGGCGTCGATCCCAAGGATTTGAAAGGTCTTGCCGATGACGGCAAGACCAGCATCGGATCGGGCGTCGTCACGCTGATCGGCGTTTCCGACGACGGCAAGGCAAGTGCCGTCGTGGCGGTAACGCCGGATCTGGTGCAGCGCTACAGCGCCGTCGATCTCGTCCGCATCGCCTCGGCCGCCCTCGGCGGCAAGGGTGGCGGCGGCCGCCCCGACATGGCACAGGCCGGCGGCCCCGACGGCTCGAAGGCCGACGAAGCGATCGAGGCGGTTGCCGTGGCACTAGCCGGCTGA
- the recA gene encoding recombinase RecA, protein MSQNSLRLVEDKSVDKSKALEAALSQIERSFGKGSIMKLGSNENVVEIETISTGSLGLDIALGVGGLPRGRIIEIYGPESSGKTTLALQTIAEAQKKGGICAFVDAEHALDPVYARKLGVDLQNLLISQPDTGEQALEITDTLVRSGAVDVLVVDSVAALTPRAEIEGEMGDSLPGLQARLMSQALRKLTASISKSNTMVIFINQIRMKIGVMFGSPETTTGGNALKFYASVRLDIRRIGAVKEREEVIGNQTRVKVVKNKMAPPFKQVEFDIMYGEGVSKTGELVDLGVKAGIVEKSGAWFSYNSQRLGQGRENAKTFLRDNPDLAREIELSLRQNAGLIADRFLQNGGPDPDDGDSAAEM, encoded by the coding sequence ATGTCTCAGAATTCATTGCGGCTGGTAGAGGACAAATCGGTGGACAAAAGCAAGGCGCTTGAAGCGGCACTCTCACAGATAGAGCGGTCGTTCGGCAAGGGCTCGATCATGAAACTCGGCTCCAACGAGAATGTTGTCGAGATCGAGACGATCTCGACCGGCTCGCTTGGCCTCGATATTGCGCTCGGCGTCGGTGGCCTGCCGAGGGGCCGCATCATCGAAATCTACGGACCGGAAAGCTCCGGTAAGACGACGCTGGCACTGCAGACGATTGCCGAAGCGCAGAAGAAGGGCGGCATCTGCGCCTTCGTCGATGCCGAACATGCGCTCGATCCCGTCTATGCCCGCAAGCTTGGCGTCGACCTGCAGAACCTGCTGATCTCGCAGCCCGATACCGGCGAGCAGGCGCTCGAAATCACCGATACGCTGGTGCGCTCCGGCGCCGTCGACGTTCTCGTCGTCGATTCCGTCGCTGCCCTGACGCCGCGCGCCGAAATCGAAGGCGAGATGGGCGACAGCCTTCCCGGCCTGCAGGCACGACTGATGAGCCAGGCGCTGCGCAAGCTCACCGCTTCGATCTCGAAGTCGAACACCATGGTGATCTTCATCAACCAGATCCGCATGAAGATCGGCGTCATGTTCGGTTCGCCGGAAACGACGACGGGCGGCAATGCGCTGAAATTCTATGCCTCCGTGCGCCTCGACATCCGGCGCATCGGCGCGGTCAAGGAGCGCGAAGAGGTGATCGGCAACCAGACCCGCGTCAAGGTCGTCAAGAACAAGATGGCGCCGCCCTTCAAGCAGGTCGAGTTCGACATCATGTACGGCGAGGGTGTTTCCAAGACCGGCGAACTGGTCGATCTCGGCGTCAAGGCCGGCATCGTCGAAAAGTCGGGCGCCTGGTTCTCCTATAACAGCCAGCGCCTCGGCCAGGGCCGCGAAAACGCCAAGACTTTCCTGCGCGACAATCCGGATCTCGCCCGCGAGATTGAACTGTCGCTGCGCCAGAATGCTGGCCTGATTGCCGACCGCTTCCTGCAGAATGGCGGACCGGACCCGGATGATGGCGACTCCGCCGCGGAAATGTGA
- a CDS encoding carbohydrate kinase family protein → MKKKILVLGGAHIDRRGRISGETAPGASNPGTWFEEPGGGGFNAARNLSRLGFQVTMISPRGGDPMGETVGEAADFAGIDDRPFVFLDRKTPSYTAIIEKDGNLVIALADMDLYRFFVPRRLSIRWVREAFAAHDFILFDANLPEETVAAIVAKAHSLGKPVAAIAISPAKVVRLKPCIRNIDYLFLNEAEAAALAGALPEDAAGWPPLLNEIGIRNAVVTRGRRELVALCEGRAVTLQPPIADIVADVTGAGDSLAAGTLAALISGLPLEEAVRHGTAAATLTVQSRHAVNENLTPDLLNEALALVPKVRILH, encoded by the coding sequence ATGAAGAAAAAGATTCTTGTTCTCGGCGGCGCCCATATCGATCGGCGCGGCCGCATCTCCGGCGAGACGGCACCTGGCGCCAGCAATCCCGGCACATGGTTCGAGGAGCCGGGCGGCGGTGGCTTCAATGCGGCGCGTAACCTCTCAAGGCTCGGTTTTCAGGTGACGATGATCTCGCCGCGCGGCGGCGATCCGATGGGCGAGACGGTTGGAGAAGCTGCCGATTTCGCCGGCATCGACGACCGGCCCTTCGTCTTCCTCGACCGCAAGACGCCGAGCTACACGGCGATCATCGAGAAGGACGGCAATCTGGTGATCGCCCTTGCCGACATGGATCTTTACCGCTTCTTCGTGCCGCGGCGTCTCTCCATCCGCTGGGTGCGGGAGGCCTTCGCCGCGCATGATTTCATCCTCTTCGACGCCAACCTGCCGGAAGAGACGGTCGCGGCGATCGTCGCAAAGGCGCATTCGCTAGGCAAGCCCGTTGCGGCAATCGCCATCTCGCCGGCCAAGGTCGTCAGGCTGAAACCCTGCATCAGGAATATCGACTACCTGTTCCTGAATGAGGCTGAAGCCGCCGCCCTTGCCGGTGCACTGCCGGAAGACGCCGCCGGCTGGCCACCTTTGCTGAACGAGATCGGCATCCGGAACGCCGTCGTCACCCGCGGCCGGCGCGAACTCGTGGCGCTTTGCGAGGGCCGCGCCGTGACGCTGCAGCCGCCGATCGCCGACATCGTCGCCGATGTCACCGGTGCCGGGGATTCACTTGCGGCCGGCACGCTCGCCGCATTGATATCAGGCCTGCCGCTCGAAGAAGCTGTTCGCCACGGCACTGCAGCCGCCACGCTGACCGTGCAGTCGCGGCATGCCGTCAACGAAAATCTGACGCCCGATCTGCTGAATGAGGCGCTTGCTCTTGTTCCCAAGGTCAGAATTCTGCATTGA